The proteins below are encoded in one region of Aquisphaera giovannonii:
- a CDS encoding methyltransferase domain-containing protein has product MRDHNKAFCRLAAETIDCPGPVFEFGSYQVEGQEGYANLRAFFPGKDYVGCDMRPGPGVDRVEDVTAISLPDGSAGTVLCIETFEHVFKVHRAFDEVWRILKPGGVFVITTPLNFRIHGYPDDYWRMTPSCLRRMMAPYAARVSGYQGHASFPHSVMAVGIKPPAPADAAGRLDRLVSAYRSWLREAESALPFRVKVRRAVSQVYRSRGERNQVSGYYKADFAIDLGEGERPLAQAG; this is encoded by the coding sequence CCCGGGGCCCGTCTTCGAGTTCGGGTCGTACCAGGTCGAGGGGCAGGAAGGGTACGCGAACTTGCGTGCCTTCTTCCCCGGGAAGGACTACGTCGGGTGCGACATGCGGCCCGGGCCGGGCGTCGACCGCGTCGAGGACGTCACGGCGATCAGCCTGCCGGACGGCTCGGCCGGGACGGTGCTGTGCATCGAGACGTTCGAGCACGTGTTCAAGGTCCACCGCGCCTTCGACGAGGTCTGGCGCATCCTCAAGCCGGGCGGGGTCTTCGTGATCACGACCCCGCTCAATTTCCGGATCCACGGCTATCCCGACGACTACTGGCGGATGACCCCGAGCTGCCTCCGGCGGATGATGGCCCCGTATGCGGCGAGGGTCTCGGGCTATCAGGGGCATGCCTCCTTCCCGCACTCGGTGATGGCCGTCGGCATCAAGCCGCCCGCCCCGGCCGACGCCGCGGGGCGCCTGGATCGGCTCGTCTCGGCCTATCGGTCCTGGCTCCGCGAGGCCGAGTCCGCCCTACCCTTCAGGGTGAAGGTCCGACGGGCCGTGTCGCAGGTCTACCGCTCCCGGGGAGAGCGGAACCAGGTCTCCGGCTACTACAAGGCGGACTTCGCGATCGACCTCGGCGAGGGCGAGAGGCCCCTGGCCCAGGCCGGCTGA